A section of the Pediococcus inopinatus genome encodes:
- a CDS encoding dihydrofolate reductase family protein: MRQVQFYGAISLDGYLATKKHDLQWLFDTAGGEEANTDQFLQQVDTTVMGRKTYDVTKKTMGNELLFPDKTNFVLSRTRQGQEVDAVYTKHSPVELVRQLQAKPGGNIWIVGGGQIVADLLAEDLIDEWWIQIAPVLLGEGIRLFPNGNYATCLNLEEVVQYNQLAELHLKKRN, from the coding sequence ATGCGGCAAGTTCAATTTTATGGGGCCATTTCGTTAGACGGCTATTTGGCAACCAAGAAACACGATTTGCAGTGGTTATTTGATACTGCCGGTGGGGAAGAGGCCAATACTGATCAATTTTTACAACAAGTTGATACGACCGTTATGGGCCGCAAAACTTATGATGTGACTAAAAAGACAATGGGGAACGAACTTTTATTTCCTGATAAAACTAATTTTGTACTTTCAAGAACTCGTCAGGGACAGGAAGTAGACGCCGTTTACACGAAACATTCCCCGGTAGAGCTAGTCCGCCAATTGCAAGCAAAGCCCGGAGGTAACATTTGGATTGTGGGTGGTGGTCAAATTGTCGCTGATTTATTGGCAGAAGATTTGATTGACGAATGGTGGATTCAAATTGCACCGGTTCTGCTAGGCGAAGGGATTCGTCTTTTTCCAAACGGAAACTATGCTACCTGTTTAAATTTGGAGGAAGTGGTTCAATATAATCAATTAGCAGAGTTACACCTGAAAAAAAGAAACTAA
- a CDS encoding HAD family hydrolase → MKVVTKLLSNKKVVFFDMDGLLLDTEKLYFETRRDILAKYGFTFTKEDHIDYIAKGFPVTIQKLTQLVGSATLGQQVFDEAMVLYRQRLKNGDVQIKTGAVELLNFLKRAHKKCYVTSSAAKKTIIQTAEITGIADYFTDFISGDEVSHNEPAPDIYLHALEKAHATTTETVVFEDATSGILSAANAGLDVVLIPDWIQPEPQIRQKSVAVLPNLLKAVPLFERSKTNS, encoded by the coding sequence ATGAAAGTAGTGACAAAATTGTTAAGCAATAAAAAAGTGGTTTTTTTCGATATGGATGGCTTATTGCTGGATACAGAAAAACTTTATTTTGAAACACGTCGCGACATTTTAGCTAAATATGGTTTTACTTTTACAAAAGAAGACCATATCGACTATATCGCTAAGGGTTTCCCAGTAACAATTCAAAAATTAACTCAATTAGTCGGGAGCGCAACTTTGGGCCAGCAAGTATTCGACGAAGCCATGGTACTTTATCGGCAACGTCTAAAAAATGGTGACGTTCAAATTAAAACAGGAGCCGTTGAATTACTAAACTTTTTAAAACGGGCACACAAAAAATGTTATGTGACCTCCTCTGCTGCTAAGAAAACGATTATCCAAACCGCCGAAATTACTGGAATTGCTGATTACTTTACTGACTTCATTAGTGGCGATGAAGTTTCCCACAATGAACCAGCTCCAGATATTTACTTACATGCCCTAGAAAAAGCTCACGCCACCACAACTGAAACTGTCGTTTTTGAAGATGCAACCAGTGGCATTTTATCCGCAGCTAATGCTGGCCTAGATGTTGTTCTAATCCCCGATTGGATCCAACCTGAGCCCCAAATTCGGCAAAAATCAGTAGCAGTTCTACCAAATTTATTGAAGGCAGTTCCGTTATTTGAGCGTTCAAAAACAAATAGTTAA
- a CDS encoding type II toxin-antitoxin system HicB family antitoxin — protein MKYLYFAVLNTTEDKKKMEVSFPDLAPNAATFGNDLPDALHMAHDALEGYLLTAEDFKETLPIPTSYENLVVKKGELLVPIEVDTSLAREREQNQVVKKTLTIPKYLNDLGKANKINFSATLTNALKEKLDA, from the coding sequence ATGAAGTATTTATATTTTGCGGTACTCAACACGACAGAAGACAAGAAGAAAATGGAAGTCTCTTTTCCTGATCTCGCTCCTAATGCCGCAACCTTTGGAAATGACTTACCTGATGCACTGCATATGGCTCACGATGCTTTGGAGGGCTATTTACTTACAGCGGAAGATTTTAAAGAAACACTCCCCATTCCAACTTCTTATGAAAATTTAGTTGTTAAGAAGGGAGAACTTTTGGTTCCGATTGAAGTCGACACTAGCTTGGCACGTGAACGTGAACAAAATCAGGTTGTAAAAAAGACGTTAACAATCCCCAAATACCTAAATGACTTAGGAAAAGCAAATAAAATTAACTTCTCTGCTACCCTGACCAACGCTTTAAAAGAGAAACTGGATGCCTAA
- a CDS encoding type II toxin-antitoxin system HicA family toxin — protein sequence MNSRKVLKILRRDGWYKVRITGDHWHFKNAHKSGIVTVPHPRKVIPKGTLDNIWKQAGLK from the coding sequence GTGAACTCTAGAAAAGTCTTAAAAATTTTGCGAAGGGATGGTTGGTACAAAGTACGAATAACTGGCGATCATTGGCATTTTAAAAATGCGCACAAATCGGGAATTGTTACTGTTCCACACCCTCGAAAAGTCATTCCTAAGGGAACCCTAGACAATATTTGGAAACAAGCAGGCCTTAAATAA
- a CDS encoding type II toxin-antitoxin system HicB family antitoxin has product MRKANIVTYPALITADENHTYDIEFVDVPEAFSFGNSINEAVIHGQDALGLALYGRKTLPKATDIENIKKDDAQMIVIVSVDLNIIKSQIKEPTVHKNVTIPADLAEKAQKQGINFSATLADALRAKIEA; this is encoded by the coding sequence ATGAGAAAAGCCAATATCGTTACTTATCCCGCATTAATTACCGCTGATGAAAATCATACTTATGATATTGAATTTGTGGACGTTCCAGAAGCATTTTCGTTTGGAAATTCAATCAACGAGGCTGTTATTCACGGTCAGGATGCTTTGGGATTAGCATTGTACGGGCGTAAAACATTACCAAAGGCAACGGACATTGAAAACATAAAGAAGGATGATGCTCAAATGATTGTGATCGTTTCCGTTGATTTAAATATTATTAAATCACAAATAAAGGAACCAACCGTTCACAAAAATGTCACCATCCCTGCCGACCTTGCAGAAAAAGCACAAAAACAAGGGATTAATTTTTCTGCAACCTTGGCAGATGCCCTAAGAGCAAAAATTGAGGCTTAA
- a CDS encoding type II toxin-antitoxin system HicA family toxin: MKTREFEKILQKNGFEAIRQSGSPRTYYNSDTRKQLVVPIHAGEMPKGLLSKMMKQAGLE; the protein is encoded by the coding sequence ATGAAAACCAGAGAGTTTGAGAAAATATTGCAAAAAAATGGGTTTGAAGCAATCCGACAATCAGGTTCACCTCGAACCTATTACAATTCTGATACACGTAAACAACTGGTGGTTCCAATTCACGCCGGAGAAATGCCTAAAGGGCTCTTGAGCAAAATGATGAAACAAGCCGGTCTGGAATAA
- a CDS encoding NAD-dependent epimerase/dehydratase family protein — MKNTILVTGGNGFLSMQLILELLKQGYFVRTTLRSLHKKSSVLKSLKANHASNLGNLSFVEADLTSDEDWAEVS, encoded by the coding sequence ATGAAAAATACAATTTTAGTAACTGGGGGCAATGGATTTTTGAGTATGCAGCTTATTTTGGAACTTTTAAAACAGGGCTATTTTGTCCGGACAACTTTGCGGTCACTGCATAAGAAATCAAGCGTGCTTAAGTCACTCAAAGCCAATCACGCTAGTAATCTAGGAAATTTAAGTTTTGTGGAGGCGGATCTGACAAGTGACGAGGATTGGGCGGAAGTGTCATAG
- a CDS encoding MerR family transcriptional regulator, which produces MTYTIKEVAQKTGLSIYTLRFYDKQGLLPFVMRNEAGYRTFTESDLSIIHTICCLKNTDMKISDIRKYIEYVMAGSVTIDKRAKLLSAQRQKVLDKQKQLAESLQEIDYKLGIYESPEGPEMINQARAYVKNEKQLSEK; this is translated from the coding sequence ATGACTTATACAATCAAGGAAGTTGCGCAAAAGACCGGATTGTCGATTTACACGCTCCGTTTTTATGACAAACAGGGGTTATTGCCATTTGTTATGAGAAACGAGGCGGGTTATCGGACATTCACAGAATCAGATCTCAGCATTATCCACACAATCTGTTGTCTGAAAAATACGGATATGAAAATTAGTGATATTCGCAAATACATTGAATATGTGATGGCGGGATCTGTTACTATTGATAAAAGGGCAAAGTTGCTTTCGGCGCAACGACAGAAAGTTTTAGATAAACAAAAGCAGTTAGCTGAAAGCCTCCAAGAAATTGATTATAAATTGGGAATTTACGAATCTCCCGAAGGTCCAGAAATGATTAATCAGGCAAGAGCCTATGTTAAAAACGAAAAACAACTGAGTGAAAAATAA
- the lepA gene encoding translation elongation factor 4: protein MKQANIRNFSIIAHIDHGKSTLADRIMEQTHTVSERDTKAQLLDDMAVEQAHGITVKSRTVRNHYEADDGQTYEYNFIDTPGHVDFSYEVSKSLAASDGAILLVDATQGVQAQTVANLRLAQQNHLVIIPVINKVDSDAADVPRTEAQIQKLDPAFENLEMLKISAKTGMGVHEVLEAIRTTIPAPTGDKTAPLKALVFDYMYDAFKGIIAYVRLIDGSIKADDALLLMAEQTKVSANSLGYFAPNMTPIGELNAGDVGYVITGLKDPQLVRVGDTMTAVANPTTEPLAGYEPAKSMVFAGFYPKDNNYNELKLAIEKLSLNDSSFHYSLENSEALGAGFRCGFLGMLHLQIIRERLQDEYGLEVLTTAPNVTYHVHLNGQTEPMIVNNPINFPEFSKIEYVEEPFVKAEITTPNELLSDVMKLAEKHKSTLLDMDNQADLIVLTYKMPTSEVAYEFFNQLKSVSHGYATLDTTALDYEVADLVKVEVDINYATVDALSFVVHRQDADKLTQELVKKLKVAVPRRLYPTPVQAVVEGKAVARVDIPPLRKNAAVSGGKKSISKKQALLRRQGVNKRQSAKNSIDLPQAVFNAVLELDL from the coding sequence ATGAAACAAGCAAACATTCGAAACTTTTCCATCATTGCGCATATTGATCATGGTAAGTCCACGTTAGCCGATCGGATTATGGAGCAGACCCACACAGTTAGTGAACGGGATACCAAAGCACAATTATTAGATGACATGGCTGTTGAGCAGGCACATGGTATTACCGTTAAATCAAGAACTGTTCGGAATCACTATGAGGCCGATGACGGGCAAACGTATGAATATAATTTTATTGATACACCAGGTCATGTGGACTTCTCATATGAGGTTTCTAAAAGTTTAGCAGCCAGTGATGGCGCGATCTTGTTGGTCGATGCCACGCAAGGTGTTCAGGCGCAAACGGTGGCTAACTTACGCCTGGCGCAACAAAATCATTTAGTAATTATTCCGGTAATTAACAAAGTCGATAGTGACGCGGCTGATGTCCCGAGAACCGAAGCGCAGATTCAAAAGTTAGATCCAGCATTTGAAAATTTAGAGATGTTAAAAATTTCTGCTAAAACCGGGATGGGTGTTCATGAAGTTTTGGAAGCCATTCGAACAACCATTCCAGCGCCTACCGGGGATAAAACTGCACCATTAAAAGCGTTGGTGTTTGATTATATGTATGATGCCTTTAAAGGAATCATTGCATACGTGCGGTTGATCGACGGCTCAATTAAGGCCGATGATGCGCTACTACTGATGGCCGAACAAACGAAAGTTTCCGCTAATTCACTGGGGTACTTTGCCCCCAATATGACGCCAATCGGTGAATTAAATGCGGGTGACGTTGGCTACGTTATAACCGGCTTGAAGGATCCGCAATTAGTGCGGGTCGGCGATACCATGACCGCTGTTGCCAATCCAACGACTGAACCGTTAGCGGGATATGAACCCGCCAAATCCATGGTCTTTGCAGGCTTTTATCCGAAAGACAACAATTATAATGAATTAAAATTAGCAATTGAAAAGTTATCATTAAACGATTCTTCGTTTCATTACAGTCTTGAAAACTCAGAGGCACTGGGAGCTGGATTCCGCTGTGGTTTCCTAGGGATGTTACATCTACAGATTATTCGGGAACGACTACAAGACGAATATGGTCTAGAAGTCCTCACGACAGCTCCCAATGTTACGTACCATGTGCATTTGAATGGCCAAACGGAACCCATGATTGTGAATAATCCGATCAATTTTCCAGAATTTTCAAAAATTGAGTATGTGGAAGAACCCTTTGTTAAGGCTGAAATCACCACACCGAACGAGTTGTTAAGTGATGTTATGAAACTCGCCGAAAAGCATAAAAGTACGTTGCTCGATATGGATAATCAGGCAGACTTAATTGTCTTAACGTACAAAATGCCGACTTCTGAAGTTGCCTACGAGTTTTTTAATCAGCTAAAATCAGTTTCACATGGTTATGCGACCCTCGATACGACAGCTTTGGACTATGAAGTTGCTGATTTAGTTAAGGTCGAAGTGGATATTAACTATGCGACCGTGGATGCGCTATCCTTTGTCGTTCATCGTCAAGATGCTGATAAACTAACACAAGAACTTGTTAAGAAACTAAAAGTTGCGGTACCGCGACGACTTTATCCCACCCCAGTCCAAGCTGTTGTGGAAGGTAAGGCAGTAGCACGAGTGGACATTCCACCACTAAGAAAAAATGCGGCCGTTTCTGGCGGTAAGAAGAGTATTTCAAAAAAGCAGGCACTTCTTCGTCGTCAAGGAGTTAATAAACGCCAGTCTGCTAAAAATAGTATTGATTTACCACAAGCCGTATTTAATGCTGTTTTGGAATTAGATCTATAG
- a CDS encoding dihydrolipoyl dehydrogenase family protein, which yields MFDVLFIGSGQGAWNGAIPMSKAGLKVAVVEEGLFGGVCSNRGCNAKITLDKPVELVRTIEQLQGRGFDSVPKINWPDLMAHKHEVIGKLAESNKQKLIDAGVKVIVGRGTLVDAKTVQVGDKNYQAKKIVLVLGQHPHRLDIPGKEYLHDSTDFLSISQMPKQLTIIGAGYVGMEFASIANAVGASVNVILNSHTPLRGFYQPYVQRLVENLRGRGVKFFYDQELTKVVKTESGFKLHGPNQFELTSDYIVDASGRIPSLTNTGLEEVGITTNKNGIEVDDHMQTNVPGIYATGDVVDKIQPKITPTAIFESQYLAQLFTGETTDAINYPTIATTVFSSPRISQVGINPDVAVKSPDKYTIEHFEYADDWFKQVQNEIDGGLTLVFDQNHILVGAVEYSNEAVDAINGLLDIIELRLTHEQVQRFIYTFPSVQHSYFRKI from the coding sequence ATGTTTGATGTATTATTTATTGGTAGTGGACAAGGCGCTTGGAACGGCGCGATTCCCATGAGCAAAGCTGGATTAAAAGTCGCTGTCGTCGAAGAAGGCCTTTTTGGCGGTGTTTGTAGTAACCGGGGCTGTAACGCCAAAATTACGTTAGATAAACCGGTTGAGTTAGTTCGGACCATTGAACAGTTACAAGGACGCGGTTTTGACAGTGTGCCGAAAATTAATTGGCCTGATCTAATGGCGCACAAACATGAAGTCATTGGCAAATTAGCTGAAAGTAATAAACAAAAATTAATTGATGCTGGCGTAAAAGTCATTGTTGGCCGCGGTACTTTGGTAGATGCTAAGACGGTTCAAGTTGGTGACAAAAATTATCAAGCTAAAAAAATTGTGCTGGTTTTGGGACAACATCCCCATCGTTTAGATATTCCTGGCAAAGAATACTTGCATGACAGTACGGACTTCTTATCCATTTCACAAATGCCAAAACAGCTCACAATTATTGGTGCTGGCTATGTCGGAATGGAATTCGCCTCCATCGCTAATGCCGTTGGTGCGTCTGTGAATGTCATTTTAAATAGTCACACCCCTTTGCGAGGATTTTACCAACCTTACGTTCAGCGGTTAGTTGAAAATTTACGGGGCCGCGGTGTTAAGTTCTTCTATGATCAAGAACTGACAAAAGTCGTCAAAACGGAAAGTGGCTTTAAACTTCACGGACCTAATCAGTTTGAATTAACCAGCGACTACATTGTCGATGCCAGCGGTCGCATTCCTAGTTTGACAAATACTGGACTGGAAGAAGTTGGCATTACGACCAATAAAAACGGCATCGAAGTTGATGATCATATGCAGACCAACGTGCCTGGCATTTATGCAACGGGCGACGTGGTGGACAAAATCCAACCGAAGATTACCCCCACCGCAATTTTTGAGTCCCAGTATTTGGCTCAACTGTTTACGGGAGAAACAACTGATGCGATTAATTATCCGACAATCGCCACCACAGTCTTTTCTTCACCGCGGATTTCTCAAGTTGGGATTAATCCAGATGTGGCGGTCAAATCACCCGATAAATACACTATTGAACATTTCGAGTACGCAGACGATTGGTTCAAACAGGTTCAAAACGAAATTGATGGTGGCTTAACCTTAGTGTTTGACCAAAATCATATTTTAGTTGGGGCTGTTGAATACAGCAACGAAGCGGTCGATGCAATTAATGGGTTACTAGACATTATTGAATTGCGCCTCACTCACGAACAAGTCCAACGATTTATTTACACATTTCCAAGTGTTCAGCATAGTTACTTCCGAAAAATTTAA
- a CDS encoding VOC family protein: MTKMVFVNLPVTDMQRSIKFYEALGFKKNPDYSDDDGTGMMWDDNIWVMLLTHDFYQQFLRGQLVADTQEVSGSMTAFSMDSIAEVKKFAQTAKEHGGDFYHVELGMSEEQMYELEVKDPDGNILSVAWMAM; encoded by the coding sequence ATGACAAAAATGGTGTTTGTTAATTTGCCTGTGACTGATATGCAGCGTTCAATTAAATTTTATGAAGCGCTTGGATTTAAAAAGAATCCTGATTATTCTGACGACGATGGCACTGGAATGATGTGGGATGACAATATTTGGGTAATGTTGTTAACCCATGATTTTTATCAACAATTTTTAAGAGGACAACTAGTGGCTGACACACAAGAAGTCAGTGGTTCCATGACTGCATTTAGTATGGACAGCATTGCAGAGGTAAAGAAATTTGCCCAAACTGCAAAAGAGCATGGTGGTGATTTCTACCACGTTGAATTGGGAATGTCTGAAGAACAGATGTATGAACTTGAAGTGAAGGATCCAGATGGAAATATTTTATCGGTAGCTTGGATGGCAATGTAA
- a CDS encoding iron chaperone: MDTFGDFIGTIQDSTHQARVKEVLNWVSQTFPQLKPRIAWNQPMFTDHGTFIIGFSVSQKHMAFTPEEAGISQFEDELQAAGIDHTKGIVRMPWNQPFNYALLKQMIEFNIQDKADIDKFWRPLKRG; the protein is encoded by the coding sequence ATGGATACTTTTGGAGATTTTATCGGCACCATCCAGGATTCTACTCATCAAGCCCGTGTGAAAGAAGTGCTGAATTGGGTGAGCCAAACTTTTCCCCAATTAAAGCCACGAATTGCCTGGAATCAACCGATGTTTACAGATCACGGGACGTTTATCATTGGATTTAGTGTTTCTCAAAAGCATATGGCATTTACGCCGGAAGAAGCTGGTATAAGTCAATTTGAAGACGAACTTCAAGCAGCGGGCATTGACCATACTAAAGGAATTGTCAGAATGCCATGGAATCAGCCATTTAATTATGCATTATTGAAGCAAATGATTGAATTTAACATCCAAGATAAGGCTGATATTGATAAATTTTGGCGCCCTCTAAAACGTGGGTGA
- a CDS encoding NADPH-dependent FMN reductase — translation MSTTVGLIVGSLRKGSFTKAVAEQTAALLPEGYVVKQINIGDLDLYNQDLDDENRAPESWKKFRADVQSVDAVIFATPEYNRSVPGVLKNAIDVGSRPYGASVWDKKPAIILSVSPGAISGFGANHHLRQSLVFLNMPVVQQPEVYLGNVTNILDDNLKITSEGTLKFLQSAMDAFVDLIQRFKD, via the coding sequence ATGTCAACAACAGTTGGATTAATTGTAGGAAGTTTACGTAAAGGTTCATTTACAAAGGCAGTTGCCGAACAAACAGCAGCCCTATTACCAGAAGGTTATGTAGTTAAACAAATTAATATTGGTGATCTTGATCTTTATAATCAGGATTTGGATGATGAAAATCGCGCACCTGAAAGCTGGAAGAAATTCCGTGCGGATGTGCAGAGCGTGGATGCTGTGATTTTTGCAACCCCAGAGTATAACCGTTCCGTTCCTGGTGTTTTGAAGAACGCAATCGATGTTGGCTCACGTCCTTACGGGGCTAGTGTTTGGGACAAGAAACCAGCTATTATCTTAAGTGTCTCACCTGGTGCCATTAGTGGCTTTGGAGCAAACCATCACTTGCGTCAGTCGTTAGTATTCTTGAATATGCCAGTTGTCCAACAACCAGAAGTCTACTTGGGTAATGTCACAAATATTCTGGATGACAATTTGAAGATTACAAGCGAAGGAACCCTTAAATTCTTGCAAAGCGCGATGGATGCATTTGTAGATTTAATCCAACGTTTTAAAGACTAA
- a CDS encoding acyl-CoA thioesterase, giving the protein MKTSETRYEAKFVVTKKDLNYLGILFGGKTIAEMDLDFANSIRKLTDENAVTGSVDKVRFIRPGRLGDTITVVSTVSGTDERVAEVFGRAYNSKHELIAYAFFTYIVLNKAYQLPEVIPETDEEKQIAADFLKRQQRSMEDHAAAQVWIKD; this is encoded by the coding sequence ATGAAAACTAGTGAAACGCGCTATGAAGCCAAATTTGTGGTGACCAAAAAGGATTTAAACTATTTAGGTATTTTATTTGGTGGAAAAACGATTGCGGAGATGGATCTTGATTTTGCCAATTCAATTCGGAAGTTAACGGACGAAAATGCCGTGACGGGAAGTGTTGATAAAGTTAGATTTATTCGTCCCGGTCGATTAGGAGACACAATTACAGTTGTTTCCACGGTTTCAGGAACCGATGAGCGCGTTGCTGAAGTGTTTGGGAGAGCCTACAATTCAAAGCACGAACTGATTGCTTATGCTTTCTTCACATACATCGTGTTGAATAAGGCGTATCAGCTACCGGAAGTTATTCCAGAGACTGATGAAGAAAAGCAAATTGCGGCCGATTTTCTGAAACGGCAGCAGCGTTCGATGGAAGATCACGCTGCTGCTCAAGTTTGGATCAAAGATTAG
- a CDS encoding alpha/beta fold hydrolase has translation MKKSMPRLTAKNAISFQGYLPINGIQQWVQIEGQETTNPLLFIIHGGPASTYSMFTEATRFFSTTFTVVHWDQRGAGKTYLKQPVMPDNLQTLVNDGLALTKQLKGAFPGVQIVLLGSSIGSIIANLMVQQAESSFAAYIATEQMTSRSHQIAFNQTLFDSKKHVLKTAWLNKLPYAASTWSAKQIAQFTIFFALQHTDVPNMVTDLFIKNLLHAYGLNIKAWLAFCRGLIASRQAIQPELDSFDYNRLFSKTSIPFVVFQGSHDPITPTAATQAYFNQVQAPYKRMIIVPNSGHLCFFSNPKFFLAELTKQVTPLIS, from the coding sequence TTGAAAAAATCAATGCCCAGGCTAACCGCGAAAAACGCAATTTCATTTCAAGGCTACCTACCTATTAATGGCATTCAACAATGGGTCCAAATTGAAGGCCAGGAAACAACGAATCCGTTATTATTTATCATTCATGGTGGACCGGCGTCAACCTATTCGATGTTTACCGAAGCCACTCGTTTTTTCTCGACAACATTTACCGTTGTTCATTGGGATCAGCGTGGTGCTGGCAAAACTTACCTAAAGCAACCCGTCATGCCTGATAACCTCCAAACATTAGTTAATGATGGTCTTGCTCTGACAAAACAACTAAAAGGCGCGTTTCCGGGCGTCCAAATTGTCCTCCTTGGTAGTTCCATTGGCAGTATCATTGCCAATTTAATGGTGCAGCAAGCTGAAAGCTCTTTTGCAGCCTACATCGCTACTGAACAAATGACCAGTCGTTCTCATCAAATTGCCTTTAATCAAACCTTATTCGATTCTAAGAAACACGTTTTAAAAACGGCTTGGCTGAATAAATTACCATACGCCGCTAGCACGTGGTCTGCCAAACAAATTGCCCAATTTACTATTTTTTTCGCGCTGCAACACACGGACGTCCCAAATATGGTTACAGATTTATTCATCAAAAACTTGCTGCATGCTTATGGCCTAAATATTAAGGCGTGGCTGGCCTTTTGTCGCGGACTTATTGCCAGTCGTCAGGCTATTCAACCAGAACTGGACAGTTTCGACTATAATCGGCTGTTCTCCAAAACCAGCATCCCTTTCGTGGTTTTTCAAGGCAGTCATGATCCAATTACGCCAACCGCTGCAACTCAAGCATATTTCAATCAGGTCCAGGCCCCATACAAAAGGATGATCATTGTTCCAAATAGTGGGCATCTCTGTTTTTTTTCTAATCCAAAATTTTTCTTGGCTGAATTAACCAAGCAAGTGACACCACTAATTAGTTAA
- a CDS encoding MarR family winged helix-turn-helix transcriptional regulator, whose amino-acid sequence MSEESQELLSLFGNLFQERFFVAAAVKSSRDDETSQANQRGQLRVLRLLVAKEPLTNSQIVEELDIRPSSASVLVSKLADSGLVKKVDSPDDKRVTFISLTDKGRASLEKSRRFKNELSDSFFETLSDEEQQQFKSYMQKLLQNLNDKAPEWETKQNWAEVLGAPEGFNPKNWNHRPFQN is encoded by the coding sequence ATGTCAGAAGAATCACAGGAATTACTTAGCCTTTTTGGAAATTTATTCCAAGAAAGATTTTTCGTAGCCGCCGCCGTTAAAAGTAGTCGCGATGATGAGACTTCACAAGCTAATCAGCGTGGGCAACTCCGCGTTCTGCGTTTGCTGGTAGCCAAGGAGCCATTAACGAATTCGCAAATTGTCGAAGAACTAGATATTCGGCCGAGTTCCGCAAGTGTGCTCGTTAGTAAACTAGCAGACAGCGGATTAGTGAAGAAAGTCGATTCGCCAGACGATAAACGCGTGACTTTCATTTCATTAACGGATAAAGGGCGCGCATCACTCGAAAAATCGCGAAGGTTTAAGAACGAATTATCCGATTCTTTTTTCGAAACTTTATCTGATGAGGAACAACAGCAATTTAAAAGTTACATGCAAAAATTACTGCAAAACTTGAATGATAAAGCGCCTGAATGGGAAACCAAACAAAATTGGGCGGAAGTTTTAGGGGCTCCAGAGGGTTTTAATCCCAAAAATTGGAATCATCGACCTTTTCAAAATTAA